From the Tribolium castaneum strain GA2 chromosome 2, icTriCast1.1, whole genome shotgun sequence genome, one window contains:
- the Eip93F gene encoding mushroom body large-type Kenyon cell-specific protein 1 isoform X1, which translates to MCRSCEMRDRIRAYAVTDLPDSRLSAHTQSRRSALSPNPGHKGLQERLERIAEELMGRRKWKLYQESISRSYLQPLNNNVKTQDRHDQKDTATSSPKNDADGADAATEPKEKENEKSSQEVEDRLKDWTPQTKCYFCVDGKLDSEHTAHGVLSPRHSDSDSSDSHSDNEVPPSLTPSGSLLNNNHHRHRQPVAPANMTTIESVTSMAALAAAFSGGNSPGTTAPHLPFYAPSIISHNWYLANVARSFQADRLGDNQDKAASGEQPLDLSKGAASAATEGKTPNNNVRLPTLDTKHIFNSDFRAKPRMSAVAGRRTYTEDELQAALRDIQSGKLGTRRAAVIYGIPRSTLRNKVYKLALERERESHLNSTTPLKLDEEEVMEDDKELSGAEEEKEVEKALQAPLCDILRFSNVEIPPEALKALLQKNKEGQEPWAGMEHSEVGPYIQNLLLASQNLLSNQKPLENSVLNSVVPEFVKRLITDETKNNGDTVSRPSPSNSAAPKPKSESDMETEESPSNVILKIPSFKPTSSKNGCDLFRGSETGSMVSPPVTSESGSPPILPGKGMTIKDVKDVIAQSISQKFQQTLEPRRPSISEMDYKRGGFTPPLASGISVMKTQDLTRPYQPPPKPQQSPAPATGGKGTRPKRGKYRNYDRDSLVEAVRAVQRGEMSVHRAGSYYGVPHSTLEYKVKERHLMRPRKRDPKPNPVDEKIASLKQNDIRAQEKLKPMMKPPQKFPPTATSPNGIKLPIFEPGMAPLAGYNPPPFPFWPHPGFHHIPLEYGRPIPPNPEFFASQMMQKLQEESSRTGITGQGTTPPNAPALAKSARQIAESLLDGTGSNGSFLDGIIRSSLESGVPTNEEKLSKEDKNVAVENLSNKALLDQLCRNSRLTPLSKPSMTSETNSSGDESYRKGASPLNFTAGASNSKEGDTSPGELPTIELSNDSNESTDKRPMITSPESATTTTTSTTTATSTPPARIYLKKDLANPDNLQPEMLMRFRDVLPDLERNGVGEGLVTGSASDNDAPQD; encoded by the exons atGTGCCGCTCTTGCGAGATGCGGGACCGCATTCGCGCATATGCAGTAACTGACCTACCCGACAGTCGGTTGAGTGCACACACACAGTCGAGGCGGTCTGCCCTTAGCCCTAATCCGGGCCATAAGGGCTTACAGGAAA GGTTGGAACGAATCGCTGAAGAGTTGATGGGTCGGAGGAAATGGAAACTGTACCAAGAGTCCATATCGAGGAGTTATTTGCAACCGTTGAACAACAACGTCAAGACCCAAGATCGCCACGACCAAAAAGACACCGCCACCTCATCGCCGAAAAACGACGCCGACGGCGCCGACGCCGCCACGGAACCCaaggaaaaagaaaacgaaaagagCTCGCAAGAAGTTGAGGACAGGCTCAAGGACTGGACGCCGCAGACGAAGTGCTACTTCTGCGTCGACGGCAAGCTGGATAGTGAACACACGGCACACGGGGTTCTG AGTCCCCGCCATTCGGACTCGGATTCGTCTGACAGCCACAGTGACAACGAGGTCCCGCCATCGCTCACTCCCTCCGGGAGCTTGCTCAACAATAACCACCACCGCCACCGGCAGCCGGTGGCACCGGCCAACATGACGACGATCGAGAGCGTCACGTCGATGGCGGCGTTGGCGGCGGCCTTCTCCGGCGGGAACTCGCCGGGAACGACCGCCCCCCACTTGCCCTTCTACGCCCCGAGCATCATCTCCCACAACTGGTATCTCGCCAACGTGGCGAGGTCCTTCCAGGCGGACAGGCTCGGAGACAACCAGGACAAGGCGGCTTCCGGGGAGCAGCCGCTGGATCTCAGCAAGGGGGCGGCGAGCGCCGCCACCGAAGGCAAAACGCCCAACAACAACGTCCGGTTGCCCACCCTCGACACCAAGCACATATTCAA TTCTGATTTTAGAGCGAAACCTAGGATGTCAGCTGTAGCCGGTAGGAGGACGTACACCGAAGACGAACTCCAAGCAGCGTTGAGAGACATCCAGTCGGGCAAATTGGGGACGAGAAGGGCGGCCGTCATCTACGGTATACCCAGGTCGACGTTACGAAACAAAGTCTACAAACTTGCCTTAGAAAGGGAGCGAGAGTCGCATTTGAACAGTACGACGCCGCTCAAGCTCGACGAAGAAGAGGTGATGGAGGACGACAAGGAATTGTCCGGCGCTGAAGAGGAGAAGGAAGTGGAGAAGGCGCTCCAAGCTCCTCTTTGTGATATCTTGAGGTTCTCGAACGTGGAGATACCTCCGGAGGCGCTCAAAGCCCTCCTCCAGAAGAATAAGGAAGGACAAGAACCGTGGGCCGGCATGGAGCACAGCGAGGTCGGACCTTACATCCAAAACCTCCTCCTAGCCTCCCAGAACCTCCTCAGCAACCAGAAACCTCTCGAAAACTCGGTTCTAAACAGTGTCGTGCCAGAATTCGTAAAACGGCTGATAACGgacgaaacaaaaaataacggTGATACAGTGTCAAGGCCGAGTCCGTCGAATTCGGCAGCACCCAAACCCAAATCCGAATCGGACATGGAAACGGAGGAGTCGCCTTCGAATGTGATACTAAAAATTCCGTCCTTTAAACCGACGTCGAGCAAGAACGGATGTGATTTATTCAGAGGTTCCGAAACCGGAAGCATGGTCTCACCCCCGGTCACGAGCGAGTCGGGCTCGCCCCCGATCCTCCCCGGCAAAGGCATGACGATCAAAGACGTCAAGGACGTCATCGCTCAAAGCATCAGCCAGAAGTTCCAGCAGACCTTGGAGCCTCGACGGCCTTCCATCTCCGAGATGGACTACAAGCGGGGCGGTTTCACGCCGCCGCTCGCCTCCGGCATCTCCGTCATGAAGACCCAAGACCTCACCCGGCCCTACCAGCCGCCCCCCAAGCCCCAGCAGAGCCCCGCGCCCGCCACCGGCGGCAAGGGCACGCGCCCCAAGCGCGGCAAGTACCGCAACTACGACCGCGACAGCCTCGTGGAGGCGGTCCGGGCGGTGCAAAGGGGCGAGATGTCGGTGCACCGCGCCGGCAGCTACTACGGCGTGCCCCACTCGACCCTCGAGTACAAAGTCAAGGAGAGGCACCTCATGCGGCCGCGGAAGCGCGACCCCAAGCCCAACCCCGTCGACGAGAAAATCGCCAGCCTCAAGCAGAACGACATCCGAGCCCAGGAGAAGCTCAAACCGATGATGAAACCCCCGCAGAAGTTCCCTCCGACGGCGACGTCGCCCAACGGCATCAAACTCCCGATTTTCGAGCCGGGGATGGCGCCGCTCGCCGGCTACAACCCTCCTCCCTTCCCCTTCTGGCCGCATCCTGGCTTCCACCACATCCCGTTGGAGTACGGCCGACCCATACCTCCCAACCCGGAGTTCTTCGCCTCGCAGATGATGCAAAAGCTGCAGGAGGAGTCCTCCAGGACCGGAATCACCGGACAGGGCACCACGCCGCCCAATGCCCCGGCGTTGGCCAAAAGCGCAAGGCAAATTGCCGAGTCACTGCTCGATGGGACGGGCTCCAACGGGTCCTTCTTGGACGGCATCATCAGGTCCAGTCTGGAGTCGGGAGTGCCCACCAACGAGGAGAAATTATCCAAAGAAGACAAAAACGTCGCCGTTGAAAACCTCTCCAATAAAGCACTTTTAGACCAACTGTGCAGGAACAGCAGACTGACGCCACTTTCGAAGCCTTCGATGACTTCAGAAACCAACAGCTCGGGAGATGAGTCCTACAGGAAGGGCGCCAGTCCTCTCAACTTCACGGCTGGAG CTTCGAACTCGAAAGAGGGCGACACCTCCCCCGGCGAGCTGCCCACAATCGAACTGTCGAACGATTCGAACGAATCAACGGATAAAAGACCGATGATAACGTCGCCGGAATCGGCGACGACGACTACGACATCAACAACAACAGCAACAAGCACACCACCGGCTAGGATTTATCTAAAGAAAGATCTGGCGAATCCAGACAACCTTCAGCCGGAGATGCTGATGCGCTTCCGGGACGTCCTTCCCGACTTGGAGCGTAACGGCGTCGGCGAAGGCCTCGTAACAGGAAGTGCCTCAGATAATGACGCGCCTCAAGACTGA
- the Eip93F gene encoding mushroom body large-type Kenyon cell-specific protein 1 isoform X2, with protein sequence MCRSCEMRDRIRAYAVTDLPDSRLSAHTQSRRSALSPNPGHKGLQERLERIAEELMGRRKWKLYQESISRSYLQPLNNNVKTQDRHDQKDTATSSPKNDADGADAATEPKEKENEKSSQEVEDRLKDWTPQTKCYFCVDGKLDSEHTAHGVLSPRHSDSDSSDSHSDNEVPPSLTPSGSLLNNNHHRHRQPVAPANMTTIESVTSMAALAAAFSGGNSPGTTAPHLPFYAPSIISHNWYLANVARSFQADRLGDNQDKAASGEQPLDLSKGAASAATEGKTPNNNVRLPTLDTKHIFKAKPRMSAVAGRRTYTEDELQAALRDIQSGKLGTRRAAVIYGIPRSTLRNKVYKLALERERESHLNSTTPLKLDEEEVMEDDKELSGAEEEKEVEKALQAPLCDILRFSNVEIPPEALKALLQKNKEGQEPWAGMEHSEVGPYIQNLLLASQNLLSNQKPLENSVLNSVVPEFVKRLITDETKNNGDTVSRPSPSNSAAPKPKSESDMETEESPSNVILKIPSFKPTSSKNGCDLFRGSETGSMVSPPVTSESGSPPILPGKGMTIKDVKDVIAQSISQKFQQTLEPRRPSISEMDYKRGGFTPPLASGISVMKTQDLTRPYQPPPKPQQSPAPATGGKGTRPKRGKYRNYDRDSLVEAVRAVQRGEMSVHRAGSYYGVPHSTLEYKVKERHLMRPRKRDPKPNPVDEKIASLKQNDIRAQEKLKPMMKPPQKFPPTATSPNGIKLPIFEPGMAPLAGYNPPPFPFWPHPGFHHIPLEYGRPIPPNPEFFASQMMQKLQEESSRTGITGQGTTPPNAPALAKSARQIAESLLDGTGSNGSFLDGIIRSSLESGVPTNEEKLSKEDKNVAVENLSNKALLDQLCRNSRLTPLSKPSMTSETNSSGDESYRKGASPLNFTAGASNSKEGDTSPGELPTIELSNDSNESTDKRPMITSPESATTTTTSTTTATSTPPARIYLKKDLANPDNLQPEMLMRFRDVLPDLERNGVGEGLVTGSASDNDAPQD encoded by the exons atGTGCCGCTCTTGCGAGATGCGGGACCGCATTCGCGCATATGCAGTAACTGACCTACCCGACAGTCGGTTGAGTGCACACACACAGTCGAGGCGGTCTGCCCTTAGCCCTAATCCGGGCCATAAGGGCTTACAGGAAA GGTTGGAACGAATCGCTGAAGAGTTGATGGGTCGGAGGAAATGGAAACTGTACCAAGAGTCCATATCGAGGAGTTATTTGCAACCGTTGAACAACAACGTCAAGACCCAAGATCGCCACGACCAAAAAGACACCGCCACCTCATCGCCGAAAAACGACGCCGACGGCGCCGACGCCGCCACGGAACCCaaggaaaaagaaaacgaaaagagCTCGCAAGAAGTTGAGGACAGGCTCAAGGACTGGACGCCGCAGACGAAGTGCTACTTCTGCGTCGACGGCAAGCTGGATAGTGAACACACGGCACACGGGGTTCTG AGTCCCCGCCATTCGGACTCGGATTCGTCTGACAGCCACAGTGACAACGAGGTCCCGCCATCGCTCACTCCCTCCGGGAGCTTGCTCAACAATAACCACCACCGCCACCGGCAGCCGGTGGCACCGGCCAACATGACGACGATCGAGAGCGTCACGTCGATGGCGGCGTTGGCGGCGGCCTTCTCCGGCGGGAACTCGCCGGGAACGACCGCCCCCCACTTGCCCTTCTACGCCCCGAGCATCATCTCCCACAACTGGTATCTCGCCAACGTGGCGAGGTCCTTCCAGGCGGACAGGCTCGGAGACAACCAGGACAAGGCGGCTTCCGGGGAGCAGCCGCTGGATCTCAGCAAGGGGGCGGCGAGCGCCGCCACCGAAGGCAAAACGCCCAACAACAACGTCCGGTTGCCCACCCTCGACACCAAGCACATATTCAA AGCGAAACCTAGGATGTCAGCTGTAGCCGGTAGGAGGACGTACACCGAAGACGAACTCCAAGCAGCGTTGAGAGACATCCAGTCGGGCAAATTGGGGACGAGAAGGGCGGCCGTCATCTACGGTATACCCAGGTCGACGTTACGAAACAAAGTCTACAAACTTGCCTTAGAAAGGGAGCGAGAGTCGCATTTGAACAGTACGACGCCGCTCAAGCTCGACGAAGAAGAGGTGATGGAGGACGACAAGGAATTGTCCGGCGCTGAAGAGGAGAAGGAAGTGGAGAAGGCGCTCCAAGCTCCTCTTTGTGATATCTTGAGGTTCTCGAACGTGGAGATACCTCCGGAGGCGCTCAAAGCCCTCCTCCAGAAGAATAAGGAAGGACAAGAACCGTGGGCCGGCATGGAGCACAGCGAGGTCGGACCTTACATCCAAAACCTCCTCCTAGCCTCCCAGAACCTCCTCAGCAACCAGAAACCTCTCGAAAACTCGGTTCTAAACAGTGTCGTGCCAGAATTCGTAAAACGGCTGATAACGgacgaaacaaaaaataacggTGATACAGTGTCAAGGCCGAGTCCGTCGAATTCGGCAGCACCCAAACCCAAATCCGAATCGGACATGGAAACGGAGGAGTCGCCTTCGAATGTGATACTAAAAATTCCGTCCTTTAAACCGACGTCGAGCAAGAACGGATGTGATTTATTCAGAGGTTCCGAAACCGGAAGCATGGTCTCACCCCCGGTCACGAGCGAGTCGGGCTCGCCCCCGATCCTCCCCGGCAAAGGCATGACGATCAAAGACGTCAAGGACGTCATCGCTCAAAGCATCAGCCAGAAGTTCCAGCAGACCTTGGAGCCTCGACGGCCTTCCATCTCCGAGATGGACTACAAGCGGGGCGGTTTCACGCCGCCGCTCGCCTCCGGCATCTCCGTCATGAAGACCCAAGACCTCACCCGGCCCTACCAGCCGCCCCCCAAGCCCCAGCAGAGCCCCGCGCCCGCCACCGGCGGCAAGGGCACGCGCCCCAAGCGCGGCAAGTACCGCAACTACGACCGCGACAGCCTCGTGGAGGCGGTCCGGGCGGTGCAAAGGGGCGAGATGTCGGTGCACCGCGCCGGCAGCTACTACGGCGTGCCCCACTCGACCCTCGAGTACAAAGTCAAGGAGAGGCACCTCATGCGGCCGCGGAAGCGCGACCCCAAGCCCAACCCCGTCGACGAGAAAATCGCCAGCCTCAAGCAGAACGACATCCGAGCCCAGGAGAAGCTCAAACCGATGATGAAACCCCCGCAGAAGTTCCCTCCGACGGCGACGTCGCCCAACGGCATCAAACTCCCGATTTTCGAGCCGGGGATGGCGCCGCTCGCCGGCTACAACCCTCCTCCCTTCCCCTTCTGGCCGCATCCTGGCTTCCACCACATCCCGTTGGAGTACGGCCGACCCATACCTCCCAACCCGGAGTTCTTCGCCTCGCAGATGATGCAAAAGCTGCAGGAGGAGTCCTCCAGGACCGGAATCACCGGACAGGGCACCACGCCGCCCAATGCCCCGGCGTTGGCCAAAAGCGCAAGGCAAATTGCCGAGTCACTGCTCGATGGGACGGGCTCCAACGGGTCCTTCTTGGACGGCATCATCAGGTCCAGTCTGGAGTCGGGAGTGCCCACCAACGAGGAGAAATTATCCAAAGAAGACAAAAACGTCGCCGTTGAAAACCTCTCCAATAAAGCACTTTTAGACCAACTGTGCAGGAACAGCAGACTGACGCCACTTTCGAAGCCTTCGATGACTTCAGAAACCAACAGCTCGGGAGATGAGTCCTACAGGAAGGGCGCCAGTCCTCTCAACTTCACGGCTGGAG CTTCGAACTCGAAAGAGGGCGACACCTCCCCCGGCGAGCTGCCCACAATCGAACTGTCGAACGATTCGAACGAATCAACGGATAAAAGACCGATGATAACGTCGCCGGAATCGGCGACGACGACTACGACATCAACAACAACAGCAACAAGCACACCACCGGCTAGGATTTATCTAAAGAAAGATCTGGCGAATCCAGACAACCTTCAGCCGGAGATGCTGATGCGCTTCCGGGACGTCCTTCCCGACTTGGAGCGTAACGGCGTCGGCGAAGGCCTCGTAACAGGAAGTGCCTCAGATAATGACGCGCCTCAAGACTGA
- the Eip93F gene encoding mushroom body large-type Kenyon cell-specific protein 1 isoform X4: protein MKYVHEEHFGLERIAEELMGRRKWKLYQESISRSYLQPLNNNVKTQDRHDQKDTATSSPKNDADGADAATEPKEKENEKSSQEVEDRLKDWTPQTKCYFCVDGKLDSEHTAHGVLSPRHSDSDSSDSHSDNEVPPSLTPSGSLLNNNHHRHRQPVAPANMTTIESVTSMAALAAAFSGGNSPGTTAPHLPFYAPSIISHNWYLANVARSFQADRLGDNQDKAASGEQPLDLSKGAASAATEGKTPNNNVRLPTLDTKHIFNSDFRAKPRMSAVAGRRTYTEDELQAALRDIQSGKLGTRRAAVIYGIPRSTLRNKVYKLALERERESHLNSTTPLKLDEEEVMEDDKELSGAEEEKEVEKALQAPLCDILRFSNVEIPPEALKALLQKNKEGQEPWAGMEHSEVGPYIQNLLLASQNLLSNQKPLENSVLNSVVPEFVKRLITDETKNNGDTVSRPSPSNSAAPKPKSESDMETEESPSNVILKIPSFKPTSSKNGCDLFRGSETGSMVSPPVTSESGSPPILPGKGMTIKDVKDVIAQSISQKFQQTLEPRRPSISEMDYKRGGFTPPLASGISVMKTQDLTRPYQPPPKPQQSPAPATGGKGTRPKRGKYRNYDRDSLVEAVRAVQRGEMSVHRAGSYYGVPHSTLEYKVKERHLMRPRKRDPKPNPVDEKIASLKQNDIRAQEKLKPMMKPPQKFPPTATSPNGIKLPIFEPGMAPLAGYNPPPFPFWPHPGFHHIPLEYGRPIPPNPEFFASQMMQKLQEESSRTGITGQGTTPPNAPALAKSARQIAESLLDGTGSNGSFLDGIIRSSLESGVPTNEEKLSKEDKNVAVENLSNKALLDQLCRNSRLTPLSKPSMTSETNSSGDESYRKGASPLNFTAGASNSKEGDTSPGELPTIELSNDSNESTDKRPMITSPESATTTTTSTTTATSTPPARIYLKKDLANPDNLQPEMLMRFRDVLPDLERNGVGEGLVTGSASDNDAPQD from the exons ATGAAATATGTGCATGAGGAGCATTTTG GGTTGGAACGAATCGCTGAAGAGTTGATGGGTCGGAGGAAATGGAAACTGTACCAAGAGTCCATATCGAGGAGTTATTTGCAACCGTTGAACAACAACGTCAAGACCCAAGATCGCCACGACCAAAAAGACACCGCCACCTCATCGCCGAAAAACGACGCCGACGGCGCCGACGCCGCCACGGAACCCaaggaaaaagaaaacgaaaagagCTCGCAAGAAGTTGAGGACAGGCTCAAGGACTGGACGCCGCAGACGAAGTGCTACTTCTGCGTCGACGGCAAGCTGGATAGTGAACACACGGCACACGGGGTTCTG AGTCCCCGCCATTCGGACTCGGATTCGTCTGACAGCCACAGTGACAACGAGGTCCCGCCATCGCTCACTCCCTCCGGGAGCTTGCTCAACAATAACCACCACCGCCACCGGCAGCCGGTGGCACCGGCCAACATGACGACGATCGAGAGCGTCACGTCGATGGCGGCGTTGGCGGCGGCCTTCTCCGGCGGGAACTCGCCGGGAACGACCGCCCCCCACTTGCCCTTCTACGCCCCGAGCATCATCTCCCACAACTGGTATCTCGCCAACGTGGCGAGGTCCTTCCAGGCGGACAGGCTCGGAGACAACCAGGACAAGGCGGCTTCCGGGGAGCAGCCGCTGGATCTCAGCAAGGGGGCGGCGAGCGCCGCCACCGAAGGCAAAACGCCCAACAACAACGTCCGGTTGCCCACCCTCGACACCAAGCACATATTCAA TTCTGATTTTAGAGCGAAACCTAGGATGTCAGCTGTAGCCGGTAGGAGGACGTACACCGAAGACGAACTCCAAGCAGCGTTGAGAGACATCCAGTCGGGCAAATTGGGGACGAGAAGGGCGGCCGTCATCTACGGTATACCCAGGTCGACGTTACGAAACAAAGTCTACAAACTTGCCTTAGAAAGGGAGCGAGAGTCGCATTTGAACAGTACGACGCCGCTCAAGCTCGACGAAGAAGAGGTGATGGAGGACGACAAGGAATTGTCCGGCGCTGAAGAGGAGAAGGAAGTGGAGAAGGCGCTCCAAGCTCCTCTTTGTGATATCTTGAGGTTCTCGAACGTGGAGATACCTCCGGAGGCGCTCAAAGCCCTCCTCCAGAAGAATAAGGAAGGACAAGAACCGTGGGCCGGCATGGAGCACAGCGAGGTCGGACCTTACATCCAAAACCTCCTCCTAGCCTCCCAGAACCTCCTCAGCAACCAGAAACCTCTCGAAAACTCGGTTCTAAACAGTGTCGTGCCAGAATTCGTAAAACGGCTGATAACGgacgaaacaaaaaataacggTGATACAGTGTCAAGGCCGAGTCCGTCGAATTCGGCAGCACCCAAACCCAAATCCGAATCGGACATGGAAACGGAGGAGTCGCCTTCGAATGTGATACTAAAAATTCCGTCCTTTAAACCGACGTCGAGCAAGAACGGATGTGATTTATTCAGAGGTTCCGAAACCGGAAGCATGGTCTCACCCCCGGTCACGAGCGAGTCGGGCTCGCCCCCGATCCTCCCCGGCAAAGGCATGACGATCAAAGACGTCAAGGACGTCATCGCTCAAAGCATCAGCCAGAAGTTCCAGCAGACCTTGGAGCCTCGACGGCCTTCCATCTCCGAGATGGACTACAAGCGGGGCGGTTTCACGCCGCCGCTCGCCTCCGGCATCTCCGTCATGAAGACCCAAGACCTCACCCGGCCCTACCAGCCGCCCCCCAAGCCCCAGCAGAGCCCCGCGCCCGCCACCGGCGGCAAGGGCACGCGCCCCAAGCGCGGCAAGTACCGCAACTACGACCGCGACAGCCTCGTGGAGGCGGTCCGGGCGGTGCAAAGGGGCGAGATGTCGGTGCACCGCGCCGGCAGCTACTACGGCGTGCCCCACTCGACCCTCGAGTACAAAGTCAAGGAGAGGCACCTCATGCGGCCGCGGAAGCGCGACCCCAAGCCCAACCCCGTCGACGAGAAAATCGCCAGCCTCAAGCAGAACGACATCCGAGCCCAGGAGAAGCTCAAACCGATGATGAAACCCCCGCAGAAGTTCCCTCCGACGGCGACGTCGCCCAACGGCATCAAACTCCCGATTTTCGAGCCGGGGATGGCGCCGCTCGCCGGCTACAACCCTCCTCCCTTCCCCTTCTGGCCGCATCCTGGCTTCCACCACATCCCGTTGGAGTACGGCCGACCCATACCTCCCAACCCGGAGTTCTTCGCCTCGCAGATGATGCAAAAGCTGCAGGAGGAGTCCTCCAGGACCGGAATCACCGGACAGGGCACCACGCCGCCCAATGCCCCGGCGTTGGCCAAAAGCGCAAGGCAAATTGCCGAGTCACTGCTCGATGGGACGGGCTCCAACGGGTCCTTCTTGGACGGCATCATCAGGTCCAGTCTGGAGTCGGGAGTGCCCACCAACGAGGAGAAATTATCCAAAGAAGACAAAAACGTCGCCGTTGAAAACCTCTCCAATAAAGCACTTTTAGACCAACTGTGCAGGAACAGCAGACTGACGCCACTTTCGAAGCCTTCGATGACTTCAGAAACCAACAGCTCGGGAGATGAGTCCTACAGGAAGGGCGCCAGTCCTCTCAACTTCACGGCTGGAG CTTCGAACTCGAAAGAGGGCGACACCTCCCCCGGCGAGCTGCCCACAATCGAACTGTCGAACGATTCGAACGAATCAACGGATAAAAGACCGATGATAACGTCGCCGGAATCGGCGACGACGACTACGACATCAACAACAACAGCAACAAGCACACCACCGGCTAGGATTTATCTAAAGAAAGATCTGGCGAATCCAGACAACCTTCAGCCGGAGATGCTGATGCGCTTCCGGGACGTCCTTCCCGACTTGGAGCGTAACGGCGTCGGCGAAGGCCTCGTAACAGGAAGTGCCTCAGATAATGACGCGCCTCAAGACTGA